One segment of Acidovorax sp. DW039 DNA contains the following:
- a CDS encoding peptidase — protein MPQVSSSPKPLHIFKPGQWTTAAGEVIEFSQADLEATAKAYDPKKGKAPLVIGHPKIDDPAMGWAAQLTVNERGLFATPIKVDPAFAESVRDGRYEKISAKFYRPTDANNPVPGVWYLRHIGFLGAHPPGVKGLDDPEFSEADDGCVCFREGVEFGEWDAMTTANILRSIREWIVSKFGLEEADRVIPNYDVRALELGAAEDINAAREAASLPAAFAEDNTQVSPPQESNVTEEEAARLRAENEANKRQLQELRDAEARRIAQAVHAENVAFAESMATDARIPAAATAQVAAIGTQLQTVADVEFGEGDQKKPLHQVFREFIQALPRQVEFGEQATRDRAASGIHGDSGTETPVEFAEGADPDRVAQDKRIRAYAATNKVDYATAAHAVMRSK, from the coding sequence ATGCCACAAGTTTCCTCTTCCCCAAAGCCTCTGCACATCTTCAAGCCTGGTCAGTGGACCACGGCTGCTGGCGAGGTAATCGAGTTCAGCCAGGCCGACCTGGAAGCCACGGCAAAGGCATACGACCCCAAAAAGGGCAAGGCCCCGCTGGTCATCGGTCATCCCAAGATTGATGACCCCGCCATGGGTTGGGCCGCTCAGCTCACCGTCAATGAGCGCGGCTTGTTCGCTACCCCCATCAAAGTGGACCCCGCCTTTGCTGAAAGCGTGCGAGATGGGCGCTACGAAAAAATTTCAGCCAAGTTCTACCGCCCCACCGACGCCAACAACCCCGTGCCTGGTGTCTGGTATCTGCGCCACATAGGCTTCCTCGGCGCGCATCCCCCAGGCGTCAAGGGCCTGGACGACCCAGAGTTCTCTGAAGCCGACGACGGCTGTGTGTGCTTTCGCGAGGGGGTCGAGTTTGGCGAATGGGACGCCATGACGACGGCAAACATTCTGCGCTCCATCCGCGAATGGATCGTGAGCAAGTTCGGTCTGGAGGAAGCAGACCGGGTGATTCCCAACTACGACGTGCGCGCTCTTGAGCTGGGCGCGGCTGAAGACATCAACGCTGCTCGCGAGGCGGCATCTCTTCCTGCTGCCTTTGCAGAGGACAACACCCAAGTTTCACCACCACAGGAGTCCAACGTGACCGAAGAAGAAGCCGCGCGTTTACGCGCTGAAAACGAAGCTAACAAGCGGCAGCTCCAGGAGCTGCGGGACGCTGAAGCCAGGCGTATTGCTCAGGCCGTCCATGCTGAAAACGTCGCCTTTGCCGAATCCATGGCAACGGACGCGCGCATTCCTGCCGCTGCCACTGCGCAGGTGGCAGCGATTGGTACGCAGCTGCAGACCGTAGCGGATGTCGAGTTTGGTGAGGGCGATCAGAAAAAGCCTTTGCACCAGGTCTTCCGCGAATTCATCCAGGCGCTACCCCGCCAGGTGGAGTTTGGCGAGCAGGCCACCCGCGATCGCGCTGCCTCTGGCATCCATGGCGACAGCGGCACCGAGACGCCCGTGGAGTTTGCCGAAGGCGCTGACCCTGATCGCGTGGCCCAGGACAAGCGCATCCGCGCCTACGCAGCGACCAACAAGGTCGACTACGCCACCGCAGCTCACGCAGTGATGCGCAGCAAGTAA
- a CDS encoding phage protein Gp36 family protein: MSAYATLTDLVNAATDGWRELAQRGAPDAALDAQLLATISAAGDTSAWSAEDVAVATAALARLQDALSRASKHADTYLFPRYRAQMPLAADLVQGSSLPAAVAAIALKRLYGAYVPEELRRGAAWADQYLVDLNKGVVSLGGADTEVSQPAGHMVTRAPSSAFDWGGY; the protein is encoded by the coding sequence GTGTCTGCATACGCCACATTGACCGACCTGGTGAACGCTGCCACGGATGGCTGGCGGGAGCTGGCACAGCGGGGTGCGCCTGACGCCGCGCTCGATGCCCAGCTCCTGGCCACCATTTCGGCAGCGGGCGATACCAGCGCCTGGTCAGCGGAGGATGTTGCAGTCGCGACGGCTGCTCTGGCGCGGCTGCAGGACGCTCTCAGCCGTGCCAGCAAGCACGCTGACACGTACCTGTTTCCCCGTTACCGCGCACAGATGCCGCTGGCAGCCGACCTGGTGCAGGGCAGCAGTCTTCCTGCAGCGGTGGCCGCGATCGCGCTCAAGCGGCTGTATGGCGCATATGTGCCTGAAGAGTTGCGCCGTGGTGCGGCCTGGGCGGACCAGTATCTGGTTGACTTGAACAAGGGGGTCGTCAGCCTGGGTGGTGCCGATACCGAGGTCTCGCAGCCAGCGGGGCACATGGTGACGCGTGCGCCTAGCTCGGCCTTCGATTGGGGGGGCTATTGA
- a CDS encoding capsid cement protein, producing the protein MLTEKILMATTILATGPLSRFRFANFAGATAGATDAALGVPVTSFDAGEQASVATHGEILVEAGGAVAAGAQVQSDANGRAITLAAGVAAGRARDAAGAAGEIIRVLR; encoded by the coding sequence ATGCTGACTGAAAAAATCCTGATGGCGACGACCATCCTGGCCACAGGCCCCTTGTCCCGCTTCCGGTTTGCAAACTTCGCAGGTGCTACTGCAGGGGCAACTGATGCTGCTCTCGGTGTGCCCGTGACCTCGTTTGATGCCGGTGAGCAGGCTTCCGTTGCGACCCATGGCGAGATCCTGGTCGAGGCCGGTGGGGCAGTAGCAGCCGGTGCACAAGTGCAGAGCGATGCCAATGGCCGTGCGATCACTTTGGCCGCTGGTGTGGCTGCAGGCCGCGCTCGCGATGCAGCTGGCGCAGCTGGCGAAATCATCCGCGTGTTGCGCTGA
- a CDS encoding Mor transcription activator family protein, protein MLEWQQLAPLHQQLDENYPENLRTIAEWLFVQLVEDEETAPTPERLYKLATLALRQTERLSAEEGGRNFYLGKGLRYRASLRDREMYERFSGRNYNELAREYHLTPTRVRQIMDAMTQDDLSRRQGRLNLE, encoded by the coding sequence ATGCTTGAATGGCAGCAGCTGGCCCCGCTGCACCAGCAGCTGGACGAGAACTACCCAGAGAACCTGCGCACCATCGCAGAGTGGTTGTTCGTCCAGCTCGTGGAAGATGAAGAGACAGCTCCGACGCCAGAGCGCCTCTACAAACTGGCCACGCTGGCGTTACGCCAGACCGAGCGACTGAGCGCCGAAGAAGGGGGGCGCAACTTCTACCTCGGCAAGGGTTTGCGTTATCGTGCAAGCCTGCGCGACCGCGAGATGTACGAGCGGTTCTCAGGCCGCAACTACAACGAGCTGGCGCGCGAATACCACCTCACTCCTACACGCGTCCGCCAGATCATGGACGCTATGACCCAGGACGATCTCAGCCGCCGCCAGGGTCGGCTGAACCTCGAATAA
- a CDS encoding tape measure protein, with the protein MANDNQIDFTVRLKREGIDQLAGDLKNIEGNTQELAQAATAAGSGVDRLDSASKDAGKAVSGLGDSAEQAKGDVNQLTEAEKNAASSLKSTAQAATTAGAELGDLAKAVDEKTRAIKAGLQAEQSEIELQRQHLAATQAEQQARLKAAQAQGDEAAASRALTALRQSEADQLALIARAKRAEATAVDAATAAKREELSALGPLTAATAKELQASENYAKSLRVQAAAADQAAQRTRDMGSAQKNAANTTDQLSNRVSNLSQLLGQMAGALGAAFTFRELVTAAAQMEQLQSGLTAVTGDAAKAAKELEFVRTVAVRIGADVTEVGKAFLSLAASTKGTAVEGEPTRQVFEAVATAMGKAGKSSAETTNALQALSQMASKGVVQAEELRGQLGEALPGALNAAAKGMGITTAELMKLVEEGKIAASDLFPALTKGLKEIYGSAPEAQTLSQEFTNVKNTFTEMADNIGKSGGLSAVKTAAELAQGAIVLLDMSLVGMGKTIGTIAAAVANWDFSGVKTAFDEIEKEAQDKLLRAASHNEVLRSAIKASGDQALITALATQDLAAKTEQAGTAAANGSNNFIKLQNGYRLVLESIREQIAEQEKSLVAREAEGKAAVALASAFGTETEQRAAVAAAAAKVAAEQQKLAALKLAELQTMKEELKSLQAEVAQMAVVDDARKKQITDLEKQIGLRQQDADKAVAQARSGRLAAEQAKAEAEAYKDNSARLGELRDAYERTKAKLEEVRAARAAGKATAEDVTKAELEAGKAALVYRDALQDQMRAIEAKRNLQLTDLDVQAATIRLAMEQQQRIYEVAKARGDERGAIAAQNEIRRLEIELLNLTAQAKRIEAEAAIASAQAKKAELIAAGEYNGAKKLEIEAALKAAEVKRLEGDIAETTANKLRDLSNVQGQLKGSTDNTTNSIQQQTTALNRLANTAGGPFAPGRRSSKGEELGAGVEEVGSSGNQFRNREGMTSDAKGNVQQQFVWTQSSIVDYLKSAGLEEAVAVSLSKQFLNSQGGVDYEASAAQKQWAGKFGTLAEALGKMAEYYKYNDSGKSEAAAILQYENSKNTKPKASTSGSTSTSSGSTSAATGGNTYVSNITLNGTKTTVKFADAESQSATERLLRDLTTGKGVVQ; encoded by the coding sequence ATGGCCAATGACAACCAGATCGACTTCACGGTTCGCCTGAAAAGAGAAGGCATCGACCAGCTCGCAGGCGACCTGAAGAACATTGAAGGCAATACCCAGGAACTCGCCCAGGCTGCTACTGCTGCTGGCTCTGGTGTCGACCGCCTGGACTCTGCCAGCAAAGATGCCGGAAAGGCTGTGTCTGGCTTAGGTGACAGTGCCGAGCAAGCCAAAGGCGACGTCAACCAGCTGACGGAAGCTGAGAAGAACGCTGCCAGCAGCCTCAAAAGCACCGCGCAGGCCGCAACCACTGCAGGGGCCGAGCTGGGCGACCTGGCGAAGGCGGTCGACGAAAAGACCAGGGCCATCAAGGCTGGCTTGCAAGCCGAGCAGTCGGAAATCGAGCTACAGCGCCAGCACCTGGCTGCGACACAGGCTGAGCAACAGGCACGCCTCAAAGCAGCGCAGGCTCAGGGCGATGAAGCTGCGGCATCCCGTGCGCTGACTGCGCTGCGCCAGTCTGAGGCCGACCAGCTGGCCCTTATTGCCCGTGCCAAACGTGCTGAAGCGACCGCTGTGGATGCAGCGACTGCCGCCAAACGTGAAGAACTGTCCGCGCTCGGCCCATTGACTGCAGCAACGGCAAAGGAGCTGCAGGCGTCCGAGAACTACGCCAAGTCCCTGCGCGTACAGGCTGCTGCAGCCGACCAGGCAGCACAACGCACCCGCGACATGGGCTCAGCTCAGAAGAACGCGGCAAATACCACTGACCAGCTCAGCAACCGGGTGAGCAACCTGTCCCAATTGCTGGGCCAGATGGCTGGCGCATTGGGCGCTGCCTTCACCTTCCGCGAACTGGTGACCGCTGCAGCCCAGATGGAGCAGCTGCAAAGCGGCCTGACTGCAGTCACGGGAGACGCGGCGAAAGCTGCAAAAGAGCTTGAATTTGTGCGAACTGTGGCCGTTCGCATTGGTGCCGATGTCACCGAGGTAGGCAAGGCGTTTCTCAGCCTGGCTGCATCTACCAAGGGCACAGCCGTAGAGGGTGAACCAACGCGCCAGGTGTTCGAAGCTGTGGCCACGGCCATGGGCAAGGCAGGCAAGAGTAGCGCGGAGACCACCAATGCGCTCCAGGCCTTGTCGCAAATGGCTAGCAAGGGGGTCGTGCAGGCGGAAGAGCTGCGCGGCCAGCTCGGCGAGGCTCTGCCTGGCGCTTTGAACGCTGCAGCCAAGGGCATGGGCATCACAACCGCTGAGCTGATGAAGCTAGTGGAAGAAGGGAAGATCGCGGCCAGTGATCTGTTCCCTGCGCTTACCAAGGGGCTGAAGGAAATCTATGGCAGTGCGCCCGAGGCTCAGACCCTGAGCCAAGAGTTCACCAACGTCAAGAACACCTTCACTGAGATGGCCGACAACATCGGCAAGTCGGGTGGGCTGTCAGCCGTGAAGACAGCCGCCGAGCTTGCTCAGGGGGCAATCGTTCTGCTGGACATGTCCCTCGTCGGCATGGGTAAGACGATCGGCACCATCGCTGCAGCCGTTGCCAACTGGGATTTCTCAGGCGTAAAGACCGCATTCGATGAGATCGAGAAGGAAGCTCAGGACAAGCTGCTTCGGGCGGCATCTCACAACGAGGTGCTGCGCTCGGCAATCAAGGCCAGTGGCGATCAGGCGCTTATTACAGCCCTTGCTACTCAGGATCTGGCGGCCAAAACTGAGCAAGCCGGAACTGCGGCTGCGAACGGCTCCAACAACTTCATCAAGCTGCAAAACGGCTACAGGTTGGTTCTTGAATCCATTCGTGAGCAGATTGCGGAGCAAGAAAAGAGCCTTGTAGCTCGCGAAGCTGAAGGCAAGGCTGCAGTCGCGTTGGCCTCAGCATTCGGCACTGAGACCGAACAGCGTGCAGCCGTGGCTGCTGCTGCTGCAAAGGTCGCTGCAGAGCAGCAGAAGCTTGCAGCCCTCAAGCTGGCCGAACTGCAGACCATGAAGGAGGAACTCAAGTCATTGCAGGCCGAAGTTGCCCAGATGGCTGTGGTGGACGACGCGAGAAAGAAGCAGATCACCGACCTAGAGAAACAAATTGGCCTTCGTCAGCAGGATGCGGATAAGGCTGTGGCTCAGGCCCGCTCAGGCCGCCTTGCCGCTGAACAAGCCAAGGCCGAGGCAGAGGCATACAAGGACAACAGCGCGCGCCTGGGTGAGTTGCGTGACGCATACGAGCGCACCAAGGCCAAGCTGGAGGAAGTACGCGCTGCCAGAGCTGCAGGCAAGGCTACTGCTGAAGATGTGACAAAGGCAGAGCTGGAGGCCGGTAAGGCTGCACTGGTGTACCGCGATGCATTGCAGGACCAGATGCGGGCGATCGAGGCTAAGCGGAACCTGCAGCTCACCGACCTGGACGTCCAGGCCGCAACCATTCGGCTTGCGATGGAGCAGCAACAGCGCATCTATGAGGTCGCCAAGGCGCGCGGGGATGAGCGCGGTGCCATTGCCGCTCAAAACGAGATCCGCAGACTGGAGATCGAGCTGCTCAACCTGACAGCACAAGCGAAGCGGATTGAAGCCGAGGCCGCGATCGCCAGCGCCCAGGCAAAAAAGGCTGAGCTGATCGCCGCTGGTGAATACAACGGTGCAAAAAAGCTTGAAATCGAGGCGGCCCTGAAAGCTGCGGAGGTGAAGCGTCTTGAGGGTGACATCGCAGAAACCACGGCCAACAAGCTGCGGGATCTCTCCAATGTGCAAGGTCAGCTCAAAGGCTCAACCGATAACACCACCAACTCGATCCAGCAGCAGACCACGGCACTGAACCGCCTGGCCAACACTGCCGGAGGGCCATTTGCACCTGGTCGGCGCAGTTCAAAGGGCGAGGAGCTGGGGGCCGGTGTCGAAGAAGTTGGCAGCAGTGGGAACCAATTCCGTAACCGTGAGGGCATGACCAGCGATGCCAAAGGCAATGTGCAGCAGCAGTTCGTCTGGACGCAGTCCTCGATCGTGGACTACCTCAAGAGTGCAGGCCTGGAGGAAGCAGTTGCTGTAAGCCTGTCCAAGCAGTTCCTCAACAGTCAAGGCGGTGTGGACTACGAAGCATCAGCCGCTCAGAAGCAATGGGCAGGGAAGTTCGGCACGCTTGCTGAGGCTCTAGGAAAAATGGCGGAGTACTACAAGTACAACGACAGCGGAAAAAGTGAAGCTGCCGCCATTCTTCAATACGAGAACAGCAAAAACACCAAGCCCAAGGCGTCGACGTCAGGCTCCACGTCCACCAGCAGCGGTAGCACAAGTGCCGCTACCGGCGGGAACACTTATGTTTCCAACATTACGCTGAACGGCACCAAGACTACCGTCAAGTTTGCAGACGCTGAATCCCAATCTGCGACTGAGCGTTTGCTGCGTGATCTGACAACGGGCAAAGGGGTCGTTCAATGA
- a CDS encoding regulatory protein GemA codes for MANHIAAIHVLKSKLQLSDSDYRVLIKGITKKESTKDMSDSERQRVRGHMQALAERMGVVKAGQRRPAARSFAAAKSEASPKERKVWALWNQLGRDGVLRNTSATALNAWVERTVHVSALRFANSAQLDTLIEALKVWQQRGAADA; via the coding sequence ATGGCAAACCACATCGCCGCCATCCATGTGCTGAAGTCGAAGCTCCAACTGTCGGACAGCGACTATCGCGTGTTGATCAAGGGCATCACGAAGAAGGAAAGCACAAAGGATATGAGCGACAGCGAGCGTCAGCGGGTGCGCGGCCACATGCAGGCCCTGGCCGAGCGCATGGGAGTCGTCAAGGCCGGTCAGCGACGCCCTGCAGCTCGCAGCTTTGCAGCCGCTAAATCAGAAGCCAGCCCAAAGGAGCGCAAGGTCTGGGCTCTATGGAACCAGCTTGGCCGCGACGGTGTGCTGCGCAACACCAGCGCTACTGCCCTGAACGCATGGGTGGAGCGCACTGTGCACGTCAGTGCCCTGCGCTTTGCCAACAGCGCCCAGCTCGACACGTTGATTGAAGCCTTGAAGGTCTGGCAACAGCGGGGGGCTGCAGATGCTTGA
- a CDS encoding host-nuclease inhibitor Gam family protein, whose protein sequence is MTTALETITKAAEVHSQARSLLSERVTALRDAQAALNREHLPSIKRALAKAAETEARLRALVEQHPECFSRPKTQVLSGIKVGYAKAKGSLSFDDADSVVARIKKHFPDQVDVLIRTREEPVKDALSNMSATDLKKIGVKVLDSGDKCVVKPVDSEVDKMVDALLKAATSEAEEA, encoded by the coding sequence ATGACAACCGCACTTGAAACCATTACCAAAGCTGCAGAGGTGCATTCGCAGGCCCGTTCGTTGTTGAGCGAGCGAGTGACGGCCCTGCGAGATGCCCAAGCGGCCTTGAATCGCGAGCATTTGCCCTCTATCAAACGAGCGCTCGCCAAGGCTGCAGAGACCGAGGCCAGGCTCCGAGCCCTTGTTGAGCAGCACCCCGAGTGCTTCTCAAGGCCAAAGACACAAGTCCTGTCGGGCATCAAGGTCGGTTATGCGAAGGCCAAAGGTTCTCTCAGCTTTGACGACGCCGACTCGGTTGTCGCGCGAATCAAGAAGCACTTTCCCGACCAGGTGGATGTGCTGATTCGCACCAGGGAGGAGCCTGTCAAGGACGCACTGTCCAACATGAGCGCTACCGACCTGAAAAAGATCGGTGTCAAGGTATTGGATTCGGGCGACAAATGCGTCGTCAAACCCGTGGACTCCGAAGTTGACAAGATGGTGGATGCCCTCCTGAAGGCGGCTACCAGCGAGGCCGAGGAGGCTTGA